The Vitis riparia cultivar Riparia Gloire de Montpellier isolate 1030 chromosome 3, EGFV_Vit.rip_1.0, whole genome shotgun sequence genome segment ttaaaaacagtttattctctaaaaaattgttctctatttcaaAGAggcttttatgttttttgtttttaaaaataaaaaatagaaaatgattttcacaTTGTCGaaagtgtcttttttttttttttttgtaaagattagaaaattattcttagCCGgcctaaatttttaatttacacATGAGCTAAGATAGGGATGTGTTTTTTCTTATCCATGGTTGCAGCTGTTGTTGATGGGAATATGAATTAAATGTGTCCATAAAATGTTTGGGGGGACCTCTTATCACAATGAACAACCTAATAATTTCTCTGACTTTTTGTCCCAAAAAACAGTTCAAAGCCCCAAAAAGCTCTAAAAAAGCAAAAGGGTCACTCAACTCAACAATGAAATATAGTAGGGTCAAAagggaaattttgattttgaaatttgaaggattaaaaaaaaaggtgccTTAAAGTGAGAAAAATGAAGGGGTTTTTTCTATTgcattttgttcaatttttttagcCATAGATGAGAATGCGTCTCCATATTCTGTCAATGGCCCTACGTACATGGGGATGGGGATGGGGATGTGGATGAGACGTGAATTAAATGGCTCGTGACGGGGGCTTGTGATATTGAAAAACATTGCTATCTTGTATCCAATGatatctctctcttttctttttcttgttaaaAAAAAGTGCATTACTTCACCATTCTACCCAAAACCAGACACTATCATGAGTTTTGTTTCactttttacaaattaaaaagtTACAATTATGTGTGTAGATGAATCTAATGGGtataaaaaacatcattttttatttatttagtgagAAATCCCTTATGGATAATGTCGAGATGTGTGAAGTATAATTATTATTCGATATCCTCGAGGCACAAATTATTCTATATGGAGATAGTATATGGATTGACCTTTGCGGTAAGGACACTGTGGATATGAAAGGAAATGGTAAACCCCTCTCTTGTAGAGATAACATATGAATTGACATTTGTAGTAAGGACAACGTGGGATTAAAACGAAGTCGTAAACCTTCTTCTTGGGATTTGAAGGGATAGAGTCCTTTATAGGAAATTTTGTAtgtaaagatattttaaatttgagtattttagagattttatatatgtaatttttGTTATTGGTGTTGACTTGGTTAGAGTATTTTATTAAGATAGAAAAATGCAAAGAGTAAAACCTAGAAGATGTGAGGTGTTTTATATTATCTTGTAATATTATAATCAATaaccatattattttttttttatataattaattataatgacCATGCTTGTTCTTATGTCGATCATTAGAGGGATGGATGGAAGTGCTATGGACGGACCCGAAGTTGCTCATCATGGACCAAGATAGGAACCTTTGGTAAGCAGTATCAATTCTCTAATGCTGAAAAGCTATGTCCCAAGTAGTGAAAAAGCCTAGATACGAATATGTTGAGTAGCTGGCGGCAAATTATTGAGCTCTTATATCGCGTCCTAAGAACACTAgatagattaattaattataatggtCATATTATAAGTATtaaaggttttttaaaaaacttttttactattatttttttcttttctcaacttactctttttctttttattattatttatattactaATTATAAATGATCATTTAATTATAATgatcatattataaatattaacataaataataatagtaataattctTTAATGGAACGCATATTTTAAGTAAATAGATGAATAACATaactaataatattattaataattattatgatatAAGCAATATTAATTTGTATATGTAATAAAGGGAATAAATGTAATAGTCATAATTTTGTAGTCTTTACCCTTAGATTATATGACCCTATGACTCATTCTCCCAATTGAAAAAATACCACAACTTATAAGGCTTTGTTAgagaatttttcttattttaaattttagttaaaattaaaattaaagacatAATTTATGTAAAAGCCAAAAAATTCTCCTTACAATAATAGAAGCAAAAATGGAAATAACATCCCGACACGACATGTGTCAcctttattataaaatatcacACCCAACCTATAATATCTTAAGGTAGGGTAAGTTGGTGTCTTTCCACCAAAGTGGATTCGTTTGAAATGAAAATCTCATGTATGGATTTAGAATggagttttttttaatcaaacgaTGATGGCAATGGATGTCAACTCAATTGGAaggaaattatataaaaattttaaatatgactATAATTTGATAATcattataaaagttatatattttataacataataCTTATAATAGAGAGCAAATGAAAGCTTTGGAATATTATTTTAGGGCATGACAACAAAACTCATTCTTATCACAAGTTTTAATAATATGGTCGTAATATATCATTGTGTGCGACTATCTCCACTATGAAAAGATTAAAGGTAGTCAatgttaagatatggactcacatatctCACAAAAATTCATGACTAAGCTATTCAGctcttcaatttgttttctGTTCGTTCAAGAGTATGGGTCacctatgtgtagagcccaaaaCCATCACGAGCCTTAGATAATGGGCCTAAGACTTGTGAGGCCCAATAGGCCAATGGGtgtggtccctaaggcaggaaGGTATAAAAGGTCAAgggtttgtttattttgttatatcaCATTTTTTAATAGAACAAAACCCTAATCTCTCCAGCTTCCCATTGCCAGAGAAAATCCAGTGACGGTGGTTACCCTTCCcggccttagaagatccatacatcTTCAACCAAAATTTAGAAATGGATTCGGGTATGTTCCATGTGAATAAATGCATGTTTTAAatgaattgataaatatatatatcctGTATACGTTTTGGtagaaatggaaaatgaaaactaGTAATAGTCAATgcataaatttgttattaatctGTCAACTCAAATTGGTTATGATTATAACCGGTGGTTACCATGATTTACCAACAAATCTTAgtattataaaatgtttattaaacCTTAAATCCCTTATCACAAAAATTGTTTACAATagcaacttttatttttttatttttatagttggagTCCTTTAATATGATTGCCCAAAGATAGGCAcaaatttttgttgaattttatttataaggaAGCTTTTGATTCCAAAAGCTAATTCAAATGGTGCCTTAACAATATTAGCcacaatatatttataaaatgtaaaaaaaatatatatagaagcAAACtattaaatacatatataaaaggAGGAAAAGAGTATTAAATCTATCTTATATCTTTACAAGCGTTAAGGCCTTCTTAGAACTCATTCAATGCCAAATTGAAACAATTTTCTTAAGTGATAGGGCAGAGTTTAAATGTAATATTTTAACaagtaaaaactttttttacataaattagaatggtgtttggtaaaccaatttaataatttaaagtgacttaataatttaatttaaattattaagtatgtttgataaaataatttaataataaaatttaagtaaaaaataattttgaataacaaGTAAAaccaattaacttattcttaagtacATTTCcttaatttacatttttgtcCTTATTTGCCCTAATTACCTCCACGACCTCTATTGTTACTCCATCTATTTTGcccaaattataatttataaagatgaatatattaatttaatgatttataataaattttaagcttattttatgaaacaacttaatacttaaaagtaataattgaataataaattttaaattaacaacttaaatataatttaacttaataagtaataagttttatcaaatactccGGTCACTtctaatcaaatataaaaaacactaataaagtaaataaaagaaaaaaaattatttaatgtaaataatcttctatttatatgttttctgaaaatatggatatccaaaaataataataataataataattaaatttacaaccaaaaatattataactttctCGACCACCCCCATCCACATGCTTTCCGCCTCCCTTAAATTAAAACATCTCACCGAcataccaaaaacaaaaaacaaaaaaacaaagaacatgCTTCGATCGAACATTAATCATCAAATAAATTCAATCTTATTCCACAAATCATGCCTAGTTGACCAACCCTAAACCTTATTTTGCTTCCACAATTCTCAAAATCCGCACATTAAAGTACGCTCCGTAACCATCCATGATTATGAacaaagtcaaaattttcaaattttatacgCTTTCTTTTAGCCACTAACCCGACATAGACCACTAAGTTTGAAATTAGGCTCaccccatttatttatttatttattattatttatttatttatttattgtgtgGAATGTTCTTCGCAATTTCTAGTGGCTTTTCTTTGTTTCCCAATGCGGGAACCAATATTGAATTGTGTAGAAAATGTACGTGAAAAACGTGGGCTGTGGCTGATGGGAGTCTCCGTCCATGGCAATTTCTTGGAATGACCCATACGTTTGAAATCAACCTACTTttgaaaatggtaaaataatttttttgttacctTAGTGGGTTTCATGATCTTCCCGTGAAGCACATGCCCACTTTTGGGAGTTTGCGTGTGTTTCGGGGTTGACACCTGGACTGcatttttgaaagaaagaagGTAATGGAGTAGGAGCCATCGAATTTGTAGAACATTAATAGAGTAAAGTCTTTCTTTTATCTCCAAGTCTATGGTGCAATCAATTTTTTAGTGCTTTTGAAGTTAAAAAGTAAGGAAAGATTAGGGAGAATGACTCAACGTCAATGCTTTGAGGTTATTTTTCCAACTTTTGAAAAAGACATCCACCCTCCCATGTGTTGCCCAGCCATGAAAGCAGGCTTTCTTCCTGCTGAATCTACGATGAAGTGTTTTTGTGATATAATATTAAAGTCGTGTCCCTTCTAAGGTAGATGTTTGGGTTGGTGGGATATCTTTAGAACAAATTTGGGATTATGATATGTGTTTAAATCTCTATTATTGTTGTGCCGTGAGCTCTGGATTACATGTTCAGGCGACCAATCAACTTGGGCTATTTTGAATGGGTGGGTCGGTTggttttttgatttatttaataagtTCTTACATAATTTAaccaaactaaaataaataaaagacaagACCAATTAACTGCAAGTTTCATAAACTGCCAAAGTCCACCACAGCTGAGGATATTTCTCCAATGTTTTTCCAGTCCATCTCATATatcaaaaattttgaactttctaCTTCTGTAAATTAACAACAACAGTTTCCAAAGCCCATTAATTTGTGGGTATAAGACAGTTTTCCAGCAGATTCCAGAAACATAAAGTTGAGGCTCGGCCACAATTTAGTAGCCTAGGGTGGGGGTCCAAGGGAAAAAGCTCAGCCCACTTCCCATACTATCACTCTTGAGGCCACTCATTGTATCAGAGACTTAAGAGTGCTTGCGTTTCTTCTTCGAGGGTGCTTCCCCTGAAGCCGCAATGTATGTTTCAGGATTGACATTCTCAAGGGATTTTTGCTTCCCAAACTCCTTTGCCTTTTTCTGCAATGCAACCAATCACCGGATATgaaattgagttaagaaataagaaattttttaagcATATTGGCTATATATTTCAGTTATACAGAACAAGAATACATCTGCAAAggtttagaaaacatttttagtataaaaaacacttttggaGAAAAATCAAACGTTtggcaaaattttaaaaacactttaaaaagttgaaaaatccCTTGTGGTGTTCCATGGAGAAGCACTTGATACGTGATTCTTCTGAAAACAGTCCTAGAGTAAGCACTTCAACTAAAAGTACTCCAAATAGTAACACTCCCAAACGGACTCTAGGTTTcatcatcccaattacctttaACGACATGGCCATTGCAGCCACATCATTCTTATCATCAGCAGATTTGCTTGGATCCTGCATCATGGGTTCCTGCAGTGGCAAAACAAAGTTttaatgatgaaataaaataaatacagtTGAAGGTATGATGCAAGCGAAGGAGCTCCAGAATCAAACCATGGGAGGAACAAAAGCagcttctctttttcttttgttctctgCTGTTTTTTCTGCCTGCTTCTCCAGCTTCTGTTGCCACTTCTTCGCAAACTTCTTTTGATCACTTAAGAAGTACTCACCACTTTCCAGTTGTAGGTCAACCTGAAGATATTTCAGAGCATTGCGTGTTTAGGAAATAATACATTGGACAGTCCACAAGcagaaaacagaaaaatttTGATGCTAAAGAAATATTTCCATCGAAATTGTTTCCAGAAGATACAATGGAAACAGTGGATTCTTTACTAGAAACTAAAAGGCACCAGAGATGATATTCTCACCTTGCTAGGTGGCTGAGGAGGAGGGAAGGGTGTATATGGCTTCTTCTCCTTGCTCTTAACTTTCTTTTGTTTAACATTTTTCCTGGAAATGATATACAAATGATGTAAAAAGGTTAATAAATGGAAAACTTGTAACAACACAGATACTGAAGTTAAAAACTATATGCATATAGAAGAAGGGTGTGGTAAATGTCATACTTCTTAAACTTTGGAAGAAACCTATCCCAGTTCTCATTTTCAAGTGCTGGATCACTAGCAAGTTCTCTCTTCATCATCAAGGTCTACTcatgaaaggaaaaaggagaATCAACAGGTCTACAACCATTAAAGAATGCAATTTTGCTAGAGTAGAATCAAAGAGTGCCAGCCTATTCACCTTGATATGATATACTGGATGCATTTTATTCTGTATACAGTCTTCCACCACCCTTCGGACTTGTTTTAGACCTTTAAATGAACCCATAGCAGCAACAGTGTTCCCCTgctcatttaaaagaaaaatgaaaaagagcaAGAATCGAACaaatgaaaacagaaaatattcAAGTTAAGACAAGAATGATCACATTAAGTTGTGCGATTCAATGGAAGAGTAGTGAAAAAAATGTACCTGAACAAGAATATAGCATCCTGTCAAAATTTCAAGTGCCTGCATTGCAATATTACTGTCAGAGATACACCAAAAAGAGGAATCTAAGAAACATACATGATACAACATATCATGTTCTAGGCATCAAGTTAGAATTAGTGGCCAAAGCGCACCCAACCAAGGGAGcacacatttttttcttgttgttgaGAGAAGGATGAGGGAGAAGCATGACATCAAATCTCAGACCATTATACACACCTTTAGAGTGGAAGAGTTGGGGCCCACAAGATGTT includes the following:
- the LOC117911834 gene encoding KRR1 small subunit processome component homolog, whose translation is MEESNGEVEVERKEKTKHKGKHDKPKPWDDPSIDHWKVDKFDPSWNEGGMLEVSSFSTLFPQYREKYLQEAWPTVRGALKEFGVKSELNLVEGCMTVSTTRKTRDPYIIMKARDLIKLLSRSVPAPQAIKILNDEMQCDIIKIGSLVRNKERFVKRRQHLVGPNSSTLKALEILTGCYILVQGNTVAAMGSFKGLKQVRRVVEDCIQNKMHPVYHIKTLMMKRELASDPALENENWDRFLPKFKKKNVKQKKVKSKEKKPYTPFPPPQPPSKVDLQLESGEYFLSDQKKFAKKWQQKLEKQAEKTAENKRKREAAFVPPMEPMMQDPSKSADDKNDVAAMAMSLKKKAKEFGKQKSLENVNPETYIAASGEAPSKKKRKHS